One genomic region from Arthrobacter sp. YN encodes:
- a CDS encoding bifunctional 5,10-methylenetetrahydrofolate dehydrogenase/5,10-methenyltetrahydrofolate cyclohydrolase: MTTAVLSGKGLASLIRQQAQDEAQSLGSDGMRPTLAVVVATEDESTLWYVRSIERSAERAGIGCRIVDLGHDASEQALASVLADLSAEPTVHGIILQTPLPAAVRADRLVGLIAPEKDIDGANPLSLGRLAVGQPAFAPATARAVVELLDHFEIPVAGRNVTVVGRSAVVGKPLSLLLLERDATVTICHSKSGPLERHTRPADVVVVAAGRTGLLKGSDVSPETVVIDVGTNVLPDGSLVGDVDEASVTGVAAGLSPVPGGVGSVTTALLLLHTAEAARQQSPAALLTASTSRI, from the coding sequence ATGACCACTGCAGTTCTTTCCGGCAAGGGACTCGCCTCCCTGATCCGGCAGCAAGCCCAGGATGAGGCCCAAAGCCTTGGCTCCGATGGAATGCGGCCCACCCTCGCTGTTGTGGTGGCCACGGAGGACGAGTCAACGCTCTGGTACGTCCGTTCGATCGAGCGTTCAGCCGAACGCGCAGGCATTGGATGCAGGATTGTCGATCTTGGCCACGACGCCAGCGAACAAGCACTGGCCAGTGTCCTGGCGGACCTCAGCGCGGAGCCAACCGTCCACGGCATCATCCTCCAAACTCCCCTGCCGGCAGCCGTTCGGGCAGACCGGTTGGTGGGGCTCATCGCCCCGGAGAAGGACATCGACGGCGCCAATCCCCTCAGCCTCGGCCGCTTGGCTGTGGGCCAACCGGCCTTCGCACCCGCTACTGCGCGAGCGGTGGTGGAACTGCTGGACCACTTTGAGATCCCGGTTGCGGGCCGGAACGTCACCGTCGTCGGACGTTCCGCCGTGGTGGGCAAGCCGCTGTCCCTGCTCCTTCTGGAGCGGGACGCGACCGTCACCATCTGCCATTCCAAGTCGGGGCCGCTGGAACGCCATACCCGGCCCGCCGACGTCGTGGTTGTTGCTGCGGGGCGCACCGGGCTGCTGAAGGGCAGCGATGTCTCACCGGAGACGGTAGTGATCGACGTCGGAACAAACGTCCTGCCCGACGGTTCCCTGGTGGGTGACGTCGACGAAGCCAGCGTCACCGGCGTCGCCGCCGGCCTGAGTCCGGTTCCAGGCGGTGTGGGGTCAGTGACCACCGCACTGTTGCTGCTGCACACAGCGGAAGCCGCCCGGCAGCAGTCCCCCGCCGCACTGCTGACTGCTTCCACTTCCCGGATCTGA
- the pdxS gene encoding pyridoxal 5'-phosphate synthase lyase subunit PdxS, whose amino-acid sequence MGSSRVKRGMAEMLKGGVIMDVVNVEQARIAEDAGAVAVMALERVPADIRAQGGVSRMSDTDMIDAIIAAVSIPVMAKARIGHFVEAQVLQSLGVDYIDESEVLTPADYINHIDKWNFTVPFVCGATNLGEALRRINEGAAMIRSKGEAGTGDVSNATGHMRKIRSEIAKLAALPEDELYVAAKELQAPYELVKEVAATGKLPVVLFTAGGIATPADAAMMMQLGADGVFVGSGIFKSGNPAERAAAVVNATAYYDDPDVIAKVSRGLGEAMVGINVDDIPQPHRLAERGW is encoded by the coding sequence ATGGGCAGCAGCCGCGTTAAGCGGGGCATGGCTGAGATGCTCAAGGGCGGCGTCATCATGGACGTCGTTAACGTCGAGCAGGCCCGCATCGCCGAGGATGCCGGTGCCGTGGCTGTCATGGCGCTTGAGCGTGTCCCGGCCGATATCCGCGCCCAGGGCGGCGTGTCCCGCATGTCCGATACGGACATGATCGATGCGATCATCGCTGCCGTGTCCATCCCGGTGATGGCCAAGGCCCGCATCGGCCACTTCGTCGAAGCCCAGGTCCTGCAGTCCCTCGGTGTTGACTACATCGACGAGTCCGAGGTCCTGACCCCGGCTGACTACATCAACCACATCGACAAGTGGAACTTCACCGTCCCCTTCGTCTGTGGTGCCACCAACCTCGGTGAGGCCCTGCGCCGCATCAACGAGGGCGCGGCGATGATCCGGTCCAAGGGCGAGGCCGGCACCGGTGATGTTTCCAACGCCACCGGGCACATGCGCAAGATCCGTTCGGAGATTGCCAAGCTTGCCGCCCTTCCGGAGGACGAGCTCTATGTTGCGGCCAAGGAGTTGCAGGCCCCGTACGAGCTGGTCAAGGAAGTTGCCGCTACCGGCAAGCTCCCCGTTGTGCTGTTCACCGCTGGTGGCATCGCGACCCCGGCTGATGCTGCGATGATGATGCAGCTCGGCGCCGACGGCGTGTTCGTTGGCTCGGGTATCTTCAAGTCCGGCAACCCGGCAGAGCGCGCCGCCGCCGTCGTGAACGCCACTGCCTACTACGACGATCCTGATGTCATCGCCAAGGTCTCCCGCGGACTCGGCGAAGCCATGGTCGGCATCAACGTCGACGACATCCCGCAGCCCCACCGCCTCGCAGAACGCGGTTGGTGA
- a CDS encoding LysR family transcriptional regulator codes for MIDARLITLRVFARCGTIGATAELTGYSPSAVSAQLRELQRMLGMQLLTKDGRGVRLTATGRFLVTGSDTLIAEWESLRAAAMEAGDQVQSHFGLGGFSTAAAQLLAPLAATLRSTRPLLEVQVLEANPARCFDLLVAERIDLAVIVAMQSETYGEDDPRFEQTVLLDDPLDVIIPADHPLAQRETVTLEELASEPWITEAAGSTYHSLFTAAFTAVGVTPRIAHEAVEWETQIAFVGAGLGVGLLPRLAPLHSTENVVRLRITGKGKPTRRIIAAARRGSIASPLIQESLGILQESAHRILTARPEDDR; via the coding sequence TCGGCGCCACTGCGGAGCTCACCGGCTACTCCCCGTCCGCTGTCTCCGCACAGCTGCGGGAGCTCCAACGCATGCTGGGAATGCAACTGCTGACCAAGGACGGACGGGGCGTGCGGTTGACCGCCACCGGCCGCTTTCTTGTGACGGGATCGGACACCCTCATTGCCGAATGGGAGAGCCTGCGCGCAGCAGCCATGGAGGCCGGCGATCAGGTTCAGTCACATTTTGGGCTCGGCGGATTCTCGACGGCGGCCGCGCAGTTGCTGGCGCCTCTGGCGGCCACCTTGCGCTCCACGCGCCCCTTGCTGGAGGTCCAGGTGCTCGAGGCCAACCCGGCCCGCTGCTTCGACTTATTGGTGGCAGAACGAATCGACCTCGCGGTCATCGTCGCCATGCAGTCCGAAACCTACGGCGAGGACGATCCCCGGTTCGAACAGACCGTGCTGCTGGACGATCCCCTGGACGTGATCATTCCCGCTGACCATCCGTTGGCACAGCGGGAAACGGTGACGCTCGAAGAGCTTGCCTCGGAACCCTGGATCACCGAAGCTGCCGGCTCCACCTACCACTCCCTCTTTACGGCAGCGTTCACGGCGGTGGGGGTGACACCCCGGATTGCGCATGAGGCCGTTGAGTGGGAAACCCAGATAGCGTTTGTGGGGGCGGGACTGGGCGTAGGCCTGCTGCCGCGGCTGGCACCCCTGCACAGTACGGAGAACGTGGTTCGGCTGCGTATCACCGGCAAGGGGAAGCCCACCCGCCGCATCATCGCTGCGGCGCGCAGAGGCAGTATTGCCTCACCACTCATCCAGGAGTCGCTCGGCATTCTCCAGGAGAGCGCTCATCGGATCCTCACGGCCCGCCCCGAGGACGACCGCTGA
- a CDS encoding GntR family transcriptional regulator, translating to MAFGTLAIAGEDTRKSLADLAYERLRDRLLMLDIKPGDLLNDDQLAKDLEIGRTPVREALKRLELDRLVITYPRRGTFATRVEVTDLAFISEIRAQLEPLAAARAARVASPATRQHLRDVMQAVEAFDVSAASVVETLRLDASVHQGIYAAAANPHLEDVLIRYDNLATRIWCMVLDRLPNLEHHVREHLDLLRAVIDGDEEKAAELARVHVSGFEQAVRQALFAA from the coding sequence GTGGCTTTTGGAACTTTGGCAATCGCCGGCGAAGATACGAGGAAGTCTTTGGCTGACCTCGCCTACGAACGCCTCCGGGATCGGCTCTTGATGCTGGACATCAAACCCGGCGACCTCCTCAATGACGATCAGCTTGCCAAGGACCTGGAGATAGGTCGGACTCCGGTGCGTGAGGCCCTGAAGCGTCTGGAGTTGGACCGGCTGGTCATCACCTATCCGCGGCGGGGCACGTTTGCCACCCGCGTGGAAGTAACTGACCTGGCTTTCATCTCCGAGATCCGGGCGCAGTTGGAGCCCCTCGCTGCCGCCAGGGCAGCCCGGGTCGCTTCGCCCGCCACCAGGCAGCACCTGCGGGACGTTATGCAGGCCGTGGAAGCTTTCGATGTCAGCGCGGCTTCAGTAGTGGAAACGCTGCGGCTCGATGCCAGTGTTCACCAGGGGATCTACGCGGCTGCTGCGAATCCCCACCTCGAAGACGTCCTGATCCGCTATGACAACCTGGCCACGCGCATCTGGTGCATGGTCCTGGACCGGCTGCCCAACCTTGAGCACCATGTGCGCGAACACCTGGATCTGCTGCGGGCCGTCATCGACGGCGATGAGGAGAAGGCTGCTGAGTTGGCCCGGGTTCACGTGAGTGGTTTCGAGCAAGCAGTGCGTCAGGCACTTTTCGCGGCCTAG
- the purU gene encoding formyltetrahydrofolate deformylase, which translates to MTLVATDSPVSTLPKPELLNEEQAQKFVLTLSCVERAGIVQAVTTFLFERGFNIEEHQQFDDGLRQTLHLRTAFSGPLSYSPERLEEEFSAIADRFKMKFSFHDQTKKRVLVMVSKFGHCLNDLIFRWRGGSLGGDLVVVASNHETHRAMAEAAGLPFVYIPVTPDTKAEAEQRLLDLVEEYNADLVVLARYMQVLSDDLCRALEGRAINIHHSFLPGFKGARPYHQAYDRGVKLVGATAHYVTADLDEGPIIEQEVIRVDHSYGPTTLSTVGQDAEALALSRAVKWHCEHRVLLDQTSTVVFR; encoded by the coding sequence ATGACCCTCGTGGCTACAGACTCACCGGTAAGCACACTACCCAAGCCCGAATTGCTCAACGAAGAGCAAGCACAGAAGTTCGTACTCACATTGTCGTGCGTCGAACGCGCCGGGATCGTGCAGGCAGTCACCACCTTTCTGTTTGAGCGCGGCTTCAACATCGAAGAGCACCAACAGTTCGACGACGGCCTCCGCCAAACGCTGCACCTGCGGACCGCTTTCTCGGGCCCGCTGTCCTACTCGCCGGAGCGCCTTGAAGAGGAGTTCAGCGCGATTGCCGACCGCTTCAAGATGAAGTTCAGCTTCCATGACCAGACCAAAAAGCGGGTCCTGGTGATGGTGTCCAAGTTCGGGCACTGCCTGAACGACCTCATCTTCCGCTGGCGAGGCGGCAGCCTTGGCGGCGACCTCGTCGTGGTTGCTTCCAACCACGAGACCCACCGGGCCATGGCTGAAGCCGCAGGCTTGCCTTTCGTCTACATTCCCGTCACCCCTGACACCAAGGCAGAGGCTGAACAGCGCCTTCTTGACCTGGTGGAGGAGTACAACGCGGACCTCGTGGTGCTGGCACGCTACATGCAGGTCCTCTCCGACGATCTTTGCCGCGCCCTTGAGGGCCGCGCCATCAACATCCACCACTCCTTCCTGCCTGGCTTCAAGGGCGCCCGCCCCTACCACCAGGCCTATGACCGCGGCGTGAAGCTGGTGGGTGCCACTGCCCACTACGTCACCGCGGACCTGGACGAGGGGCCGATCATCGAGCAGGAAGTCATCCGCGTCGATCACAGCTACGGCCCCACCACCCTCTCAACCGTGGGCCAGGATGCCGAAGCCCTGGCATTGTCCCGCGCCGTCAAGTGGCATTGCGAACACCGCGTGCTGCTGGACCAGACCAGCACCGTGGTTTTCCGCTAA
- a CDS encoding cyclodeaminase/cyclohydrolase family protein gives MISSETINDYLSRLASRQPTPGGGAAAALHAAQGAALVAMVARYTTGPKYEQHAALVARITSAADHLIVEALRLADADEHAFQSVIDSYKLPSDTEQLKATKAAAIRDALVQAAHTPAQLIKVSGEVVDLATELFDVANPNVISDVAAAADAARAAATTARVNIDINVVAIKDTAARTRLADQTDGLEDKVVLAADSLVKRVRERILS, from the coding sequence ATGATCAGCTCAGAAACCATCAATGACTACCTTTCCCGGCTCGCCTCACGTCAGCCGACCCCCGGTGGCGGCGCAGCTGCGGCACTGCATGCGGCACAGGGTGCTGCCTTGGTGGCGATGGTGGCCAGATACACCACCGGACCAAAATATGAGCAGCACGCGGCGCTCGTCGCCAGGATCACCAGCGCAGCCGACCACTTGATCGTTGAGGCATTGCGGCTGGCGGACGCCGACGAACACGCTTTCCAGTCCGTCATCGACTCCTACAAGCTGCCCTCCGACACCGAGCAGCTCAAGGCAACAAAGGCCGCCGCCATCCGGGACGCCCTGGTCCAGGCCGCCCACACGCCTGCCCAGCTCATCAAGGTTTCCGGTGAGGTGGTGGACCTCGCAACCGAACTTTTCGACGTAGCCAACCCCAACGTCATCAGCGACGTCGCAGCGGCAGCAGATGCAGCCCGCGCTGCCGCCACCACCGCCCGGGTCAACATCGACATCAACGTGGTGGCCATCAAAGACACCGCAGCCCGCACACGTTTGGCGGACCAGACAGACGGCCTTGAGGACAAGGTTGTCCTGGCCGCCGACTCCCTGGTCAAGCGTGTCCGCGAAAGGATCCTCTCATGA
- a CDS encoding GcvT family protein, whose translation MTSTPRIVIIGAGIVGTNLADELVTRGWNNITVLDQGPLNMPGGSTSHAPGLVFQTNPSKSMALFAKYTVEKLLSLTEDGQSCFNQVGGLEVATNETRLADLKRKLGYAQSWGIDGKILTREECKELYPLINEEDILGGLHVPTDGLALAARAVQLLIKRTEAAGVKYIGNTEVTGIEQSNRRVTGVETADGVIPADIVVSCAGFWGAKVGELIGMSVPLLPLAHQYVKTTPVPAQKGKNELPNGAQLPILRHQDQDLYYREHGDRYGIGSYAHRPMPVDLDELGSYEPSSISEHNMPSRLDFTLEDFLPAWEASKQILPALRESEIEDGFNGIFSFTPDGGSLVGESKEVDGFFVAEAVWVTHSAGIARAVAELLTTGKSQIDLGDCDIHRFEEVQLNPEYVSETSQQNFVEIYDVMHPLQPKLSPRNLRVSPFHARHKQLGGYFLEGAGWERPYWFEANAELLKEMPDDWQPPARDAWSGMFSSPIAAAEAWKTRTAVAMYDMTPLKRLEVSGPGALKLLQELTTGDLSKKPGAVTYTLLLDEAGGVRSDITVARLSEDTFQLGANGNIDTAYFERAARHQTENGSAGDWVQVRDTTGGTCCIGLWGPLARDLIGTVSNDDFSNDGLKYFRSKKVTVGGVTVTAMRLSYVGELGWELYTSADNGQRLWDALWKAGQPFGVIAAGRAAFSSLRLEKGYRSWGTDMTTEHDPYEAGLGFAVKMTKENFVGKAALEGRTEEGSARRLRCLTVDDGRSLVLGKEPVFYKDQAVGYVTSAAYGYSVRKPIAYAYLPAAVSIGDSVEIEYFGRRIQATVTQDPLYDPTMSRLRG comes from the coding sequence ATGACATCCACGCCCCGCATTGTCATCATCGGAGCCGGAATCGTCGGCACCAACCTCGCCGACGAACTGGTCACCCGCGGATGGAACAACATCACCGTCCTGGACCAGGGACCCTTGAACATGCCCGGTGGCTCCACGTCCCACGCGCCGGGCCTGGTCTTCCAGACCAACCCGTCAAAGTCCATGGCCCTCTTTGCCAAGTACACGGTGGAAAAACTCCTGTCCCTCACCGAGGATGGCCAGAGCTGCTTCAACCAGGTGGGCGGCCTTGAAGTGGCCACGAATGAGACGCGCCTGGCCGACCTGAAGCGCAAGCTCGGCTACGCACAGTCGTGGGGCATCGACGGCAAGATCCTCACCCGCGAGGAATGCAAGGAGCTCTACCCCCTGATCAATGAGGAAGACATCCTGGGTGGCCTTCACGTCCCCACCGATGGCCTGGCGCTTGCCGCCCGCGCCGTGCAACTGCTCATCAAGCGCACCGAAGCTGCCGGCGTGAAGTACATCGGCAACACCGAGGTCACCGGAATTGAGCAGTCAAACCGCCGCGTGACCGGCGTCGAGACCGCCGATGGCGTCATCCCCGCAGACATTGTGGTGTCCTGCGCCGGCTTCTGGGGCGCCAAGGTGGGCGAGTTGATCGGGATGTCCGTTCCGCTCCTTCCGCTGGCACACCAGTACGTCAAGACCACCCCGGTTCCCGCCCAGAAGGGCAAGAACGAACTTCCCAACGGCGCCCAGCTGCCCATCCTGCGCCATCAGGACCAGGACCTTTACTACCGCGAGCACGGCGACCGTTACGGTATCGGCTCCTACGCGCACCGCCCCATGCCCGTGGATCTGGATGAATTGGGCAGCTACGAACCCAGCAGCATCAGCGAGCACAACATGCCCTCCCGCCTGGACTTCACCCTGGAGGACTTCCTTCCCGCATGGGAAGCATCCAAGCAGATCCTGCCGGCACTGCGGGAAAGCGAGATCGAGGATGGCTTCAACGGCATCTTCTCCTTCACCCCGGACGGCGGCTCGCTGGTGGGCGAGTCCAAGGAAGTCGACGGCTTCTTCGTTGCCGAAGCCGTATGGGTCACCCACTCAGCCGGCATTGCCCGCGCCGTGGCCGAACTGCTGACCACCGGAAAGTCGCAGATCGATCTTGGCGACTGCGATATCCACCGCTTTGAAGAAGTCCAGCTGAACCCGGAATACGTCAGCGAAACATCCCAGCAGAACTTCGTGGAAATCTACGATGTCATGCACCCGCTCCAGCCCAAGCTCTCCCCCCGCAACCTTCGCGTCAGCCCCTTCCATGCCCGCCACAAGCAGCTGGGCGGCTACTTCCTGGAAGGCGCCGGATGGGAGCGCCCGTACTGGTTCGAAGCCAACGCTGAACTGCTCAAGGAAATGCCGGATGACTGGCAGCCCCCGGCCCGTGATGCCTGGTCCGGAATGTTCAGCTCGCCCATCGCCGCCGCCGAGGCATGGAAGACCCGCACGGCAGTTGCCATGTACGACATGACGCCGCTCAAGCGCCTTGAGGTATCCGGCCCCGGCGCCCTGAAGTTGCTCCAGGAACTGACCACCGGAGATCTGTCCAAGAAGCCCGGCGCTGTCACCTACACCCTTCTCCTGGACGAGGCCGGCGGCGTACGAAGCGACATCACGGTGGCCCGCCTCAGCGAAGATACGTTCCAGCTGGGTGCCAACGGCAACATCGACACCGCTTACTTTGAGCGTGCAGCCAGGCACCAGACCGAGAACGGCAGCGCCGGGGACTGGGTCCAGGTCCGCGACACCACGGGCGGAACCTGCTGCATCGGTTTGTGGGGTCCGTTGGCCCGTGACCTTATCGGCACGGTCAGCAACGATGACTTCAGCAATGACGGCCTGAAGTACTTCCGGTCCAAGAAGGTCACCGTTGGAGGTGTCACCGTCACCGCGATGCGCCTGTCCTACGTGGGCGAACTCGGCTGGGAGCTCTACACCAGCGCGGACAACGGGCAGCGCCTCTGGGACGCTCTGTGGAAGGCCGGCCAGCCGTTCGGCGTCATCGCCGCGGGACGTGCCGCCTTCAGCTCGCTGCGACTCGAAAAGGGCTACCGCTCCTGGGGCACGGACATGACCACCGAGCACGATCCCTATGAAGCGGGTCTTGGGTTTGCCGTGAAGATGACGAAGGAGAACTTCGTTGGCAAGGCCGCGCTGGAAGGACGCACCGAGGAAGGCTCGGCCCGTCGCCTGCGCTGCCTGACGGTCGACGACGGCAGGAGCCTGGTGCTGGGCAAGGAACCGGTGTTCTATAAGGACCAAGCGGTGGGTTACGTGACCAGCGCCGCTTACGGCTACTCGGTCCGCAAGCCGATTGCCTACGCGTACCTGCCCGCTGCAGTATCAATCGGCGACTCCGTGGAAATCGAGTACTTCGGCCGCCGCATCCAGGCGACCGTGACCCAGGATCCTCTGTACGACCCCACCATGAGCAGGCTCCGCGGCTAA